In Heterodontus francisci isolate sHetFra1 chromosome 30, sHetFra1.hap1, whole genome shotgun sequence, a genomic segment contains:
- the LOC137346674 gene encoding protein-tyrosine sulfotransferase 1-like isoform X4 — translation MIGKLKQNLLLACLVISSLTVFYLGRYAIECHHRVEEHTQQHPNALDSGRSISHISRTGLKNNSNRFVYNKDMPLIFIGGVPRSGTTLMRAMLDAHPDVRCGEETRVIPRILAMKQMWSRSGREKQRLDEAGVTDAVLDSAMQAFLLEIIVKHGEPATYLCNKDPFALKSLTYLSKIFPNAKFILMIRDGRASVHSMITRKVTIAGFDLSSYRDCLTKWNRAIETMYNQCLETGFNKCLPVHYEQLVLHPETWMKNVLKFLGVPWNTAVLHHEEMIGKAGGVSLSKVERSTDQVIKPVNVEALSKWVGKIPHEVVREMPVIAPMLAKLGYDPYANPPNYGKPDPEVIENTKRVIKGDFQLPEFLKDQPQIEKEKSRKGKEESKMFHKKKRS, via the exons ATGATAGGCAAATTAAAACAGAACTTACTATTAGCATGTTTAGTGATCAGCTCACTAACTGTGTTTTATCTTGGCCGTTATGCCATAGAATGCCACCATAGGGTAGAAGAGCATACCCAGCAGCATCCAAACGCTCTAGATAGTGGCAGGTCAATAAGTCACATTTCAAGAACTGGATTGAAAAATAATTCAAATAGATTTGTTTACAACAAAGACATGCCATTAATATTTATTGGAGGAGTACCACGAAGTGGCACCACACTCATGAGAGCAATGCTTGATGCCCATCCTGATGTTCGTTGTGGGGAAGAAACCCGGGTTATTCCTAGAATCCTTGCAATGAAACAAATGTGGAGCAGATCTGGCCGAGAGAAACAACGATTGGATGAAGCTGGTGTTACTGATGCGGTGTTGGACTCAGCCATGCAAGCCTTTTTATTAGAAATTATTGTTAAACATGGGGAGCCTGCTACATACTTGTGCAATAAAGATCCATTTGCCCTTAAATCATTGACTTACTTAAGTAAAATTTTTCCCAATGCCAAATTCATTCTAATGATACGGGATGGGCGTGCTTCAGTACATTCCATGATCACTCGGAAAGTTACTATAGCAGGATTTGACCTCAGCAGTTATAGAGACTGCCTGACCAAATGGAACCGTGCCATTGAGACCATGTATAACCAGTGTTTGGAAACTGGATTTAATAAGTGTTTACCAGTACATTATGAACAACTTGTTTTGCATCCTGAAACTTGGATGAAGAATGTTCTGAAATTCCTAGGTGTTCCTTGGAATACAGCAGTATTGCATCATGAAGAAATGATAGGGAAAGCAGGAGGTGTTTCTCTTTCTAA GGTTGAACGGTCTACTGATCAAGTCATCAAACCAGTCAATGTTGAAGCCTTGTCAAAATGGGTGGGAAAAATTCCACATGAGGTAGTTCGTGAAATGCCAGTGATTGCTCCTATGTTAGCAAAGCTTGGATATGATCCATATGCAAATCCACCCAATTATGGAAAACCAGATCCAGAGGTTATTGAAAACACTAAAAGG